The following proteins are encoded in a genomic region of Verrucomicrobiota bacterium:
- a CDS encoding cytochrome c oxidase subunit 3 has product MQSATVRPAGSNPVERKKLIPSNVLGVVVFVLTEMMFFGGLISAYMIVKAGNIMWPPPDQPRLPVTLTAFNTLFLVGSGVLVYLSNKSLARGDTAASKKQLGLAILLGLVFVGVQGFEWVRMLGHGLTMTSSTYGSFFYMIIGCHALHVFGALAVLINVFFKFSNSDFKHSSYWGVQVFWYFVVGVWPILYVLVYLS; this is encoded by the coding sequence ATGCAATCTGCCACAGTAAGACCTGCTGGATCGAATCCAGTTGAACGGAAGAAACTCATCCCAAGCAATGTACTTGGAGTGGTGGTCTTCGTGCTTACTGAAATGATGTTTTTCGGTGGACTCATCAGCGCTTACATGATCGTAAAAGCAGGCAACATCATGTGGCCTCCGCCCGATCAGCCCCGGCTTCCTGTTACTTTAACCGCATTCAATACGCTTTTCCTGGTGGGTAGTGGCGTTCTGGTTTATCTCTCAAACAAGTCGCTGGCTCGTGGGGATACTGCTGCGTCTAAGAAGCAACTCGGATTGGCTATTCTTCTAGGTCTCGTTTTTGTTGGCGTCCAGGGATTCGAGTGGGTTCGCATGCTGGGTCACGGCTTAACCATGACCTCCAGCACCTATGGTAGCTTTTTCTATATGATTATCGGTTGCCATGCCTTGCATGTATTTGGTGCCTTGGCAGTTTTGATTAATGTGTTCTTCAAATTCTCCAACTCCGATTTTAAGCATTCCAGCTATTGGGGAGTGCAGGTTTTCTGGTATTTTGTAGTGGGTGTGTGGCCGATCTTATACGTTTTGGTCTACCTATCATGA